The Silene latifolia isolate original U9 population unplaced genomic scaffold, ASM4854445v1 scaffold_547, whole genome shotgun sequence genome includes a window with the following:
- the LOC141639698 gene encoding scarecrow-like protein 30: MNLYGNNPEMYTNFANDQQNHDPFTYCNQFTNFSSFQQQQQQQSFDECCHIVPYQFRNSNPAENNYDAINFTEVPEIPDTCFNYITNLLRENDSEDRPGITLHDYMTAQVSYNKSLDAALVLGELPAISSYNVNFNATDSIISQNNVVNDVNDVGLTFVDENYNTGSCTVPANVINVEPSFGFCPNDSWNFESGLLQNGLQGDMNVYSNTLLQNSVPEFGFLPPDCPNFIGHQDIGEGNTSGKTRARENNENNEGDHDDGRVSKQSAVSSDWCEKIEQYGDVLLCPEGRSKPAALCGKSKSQNSDGTNSSKVVKKRGGKGQVADLRSLLTRCAQCVARVDLIGAYDLLKQIRQNSSPYGDFLQRVAHYLANGLEARLEGKGSEITRANENIPPCEVLKANRAFVGSVPYKIMSYYTTNKTIASLAMESSSIHIIDFGIYYGLQWPCIIQNLSKRPNGPPKIRVTGIDFPLSGFRPAERIEETGRCLAKYCEKYNVPFEYNGIAQPWEMIKLEDLKINPNEPLVVNCLYRSHNLFDESIDDSSPRDAFLRLVRKINPNMFMHGVVNSTSSVPFFLNRFKEVMFHYSALFDVFESTMSREDSERMLLESKLYGNQALNVIACEGVERVERHETYKQWTVRTQRAGFEQVPLDRDLLRRARAMVKRSFRDEFSYDEDGHWVVQGWKGRILYAISCWKPT; the protein is encoded by the coding sequence ATGAATTTGTATGGAAATAACCCTGAAATGTACACAAATTTTGcaaatgatcaacaaaatcatgACCCATTTACATACTGCAATCAATTTACAAACTTTTCATcatttcaacaacaacaacaacaacaatctttTGATGAATGCTGTCATATAGTCCCATATCAGTTCAGAAACTCAAACCCTGCAGAAAATAATTATGATGCTATTAATTTTACTGAAGTTCCTGAAATTCCTGATACATGTTTCAATTACATAACAAATCTTCTTAGAGAAAATGATTCAGAAGATAGACCTGGTATTACTCTTCATGATTATATGACTGCACAAGTTTCATATAATAAATCTTTAGATGCTGCTCTTGTTCTTGGTGAGCTTCCTGCAATTTcttcttataatgttaattttAATGCTACTGACAGTATAATTTCTCAGAATAATGTTGTTAATGATGTTAATGATGTTGGGTTAACATTTGTTGATGAAAATTATAATACTGGGAGTTGTACAGTTCCTGCAAATGTCATTAATGTCGAACCGTCTTTCGGGTTTTGCCCAAATGACAGTTGGAATTTTGAGTCTGGTTTACTGCAAAACGGGTTACAGGGTGATATGAATGTGTATTCAAATACCCTTTTGCAAAATTCAGTTCCTGAATTCGGGTTTTTGCCACCCGACTGCCCGAATTTCATAGGGCATCAGGATATTGGTGAGGGAAACACGAGTGGGAAGACGAGAGCGAGGGAAAATAATGAAAATAATGAAGGAGATCATGATGATGGTAGGGTTAGTAAGCAGTCTGCAGTGTCTAGTGACTGGTGTGAGAAAATTGAGCAGTATGGTGATGTACTGTTATGTCCTGAGGGACGGAGTAAACCGGCTGCGCTTTGTGGTAAGAGTAAGTCTCAGAATTCAGATGGTACGAATTCGTCTAAAGTAGTTAAGAAGAGAGGTGGTAAAGGACAGGTAGCGGATTTGAGATCATTGTTAACGCGCTGTGCACAATGTGTAGCGCGAGTGGACTTGATTGGTGCTTATGATTTGCTGAAGCAAATTCGACAGAATTCCTCTCCGTATGGGGATTTTCTGCAGAGAGTTGCACATTACCTTGCTAACGGGCTAGAAGCCCGATTAGAAGGAAAAGGGTCGGAAATAACTCGTGCAAACGAGAATATTCCGCCTTGTGAGGTTTTAAAAGCGAACAGGGCGTTTGTAGGATCTGTTCCTTATAAGATAATGTCGTATTACACGACTAATAAGACGATTGCAAGCCTAGCTATGGAATCGTCTAGTATTCATATCATCGACTTTGGGATTTACTACGGTCTGCAATGGCCTTGCATTATTCAGAATCTCTCCAAGCGGCCTAATGGTCCTCCAAAGATTCGTGTCACTGGAATTGATTTCCCGTTAAGTGGGTTTCGTCCTGCAGAAAGGATTGAAGAAACCGGAAGGTGTTTAGCTAAGTACTGTGAGAAATACAATGTACCTTTCGAGTACAATGGGATAGCGCAACCATGGGAAATGATTAAACTCGAGGATCTTAAAATCAACCCAAACGAGCCATTAGTCGTGAACTGCTTATACCGGTCTCACAACCTGTTTGATGAGAGTATCGACGACAGTAGCCCTAGGGATGCATTCCTAAGGCTGGTCAGAAAAATTAATCCTAATATGTTCATGCACGGTGTGGTGAACAGCACATCGAGTGTTCCCTTCTTTTTAAACCGGTTCAAGGAAGTCATGTTTCATTACTCGGCTTTGTTTGATGTGTTCGAGTCTACAATGAGTCGAGAAGACAGCGAGAGAATGCTACTCGAAAGCAAGCTATATGGTAACCAAGCCTTAAATGTCATAGCATGTGAAGGTGTTGAGAGGGTTGAGAGGCATGAAACTTATAAACAATGGACGGTTCGTACCCAAAGGGCAGGGTTCGAGCAAGTTCCGTTGGACCGTGACTTGTTACGACGGGCTAGAGCTATGGTTAAGAGGAGTTTTAGGGATGAGTTTAGCTATGATGAAGATGGTCATTGGGTTGTTCAGGGATGGAAAGGCAGGATTTTGTATGCAATTTCTTGCTGGAAACCTACTTAG
- the LOC141639697 gene encoding uncharacterized protein LOC141639697 isoform X1: protein MVGYEPDLTLKKVWERRHTDPNVHKRRPLTKPYHLRRASPFDYDGDLVTPLVQVFKVHIFNDFDDGKPCEIYGSIRVLEGLRPRFLLYNRDLEDSETILKDGSLSLIGPDHYPIIPSLSTELELCLYDSIRGVKVVEEKLDLNPMNDDSYDRLIKRRVGGPRVYADVYYVIFQFAAYATLHVKVTKTDNGNNNSDAAYIYGSIVTGYENVGRYCSRDLDVEHLQTRVFDKPSHQPLRVQLGEPIKLSRKVVAVPAYSSITIQVNLWDSNGKIADDCLQSPAYKRGDDFLYFQTQYACVEVRVQWDHAFFYLYGERKMILLKEKEQNNEKEDMQKTQKVLYEEELLYTSPFDYRRIPRSPLSFRAMKVEIFTVYVDRVAQKISALCGAILIDDGGDKFSIYNRDDSYMEELSDSNFASIDFNFHAIQNDEWSMFLYLRDPIKNLEVSKGSFGWNVGSLEASLTYHNKRLCSVVRGDDGFAIVHYQIFSDSYEAFVTLTLFRRDDTDFTVNLHGNLFGRYSGHDYSTSYQKKYYRSRLFDLPRNKAVEVKAGSEIGLLKSIVAVPGDADLIIEADLSVCGIDGVGDSICGLAEFEFDLEEPYYVTIEGEHYGIEICASFKEAADCTSWNPL, encoded by the exons ATGGTAGGCTATGAACCAGATCTTACCCTAAAGAAAGTATGGGAAAGGAGACATACAGATCCCAATGTTCACAAACGGAGGCCGTTAACCAAACCTTATCATTTACGCAGGGCTAGTCCTTTTGATTATGACGGAGACCTAGTGACACCTTTAGTTCAGGTTTTTAAAGTACACATTTTCAATGACTTTGATGACGGAAAACCATGTGAAATCTACGGCTCCATTCGAGTATTGGAAGGTCTCCGTCCTCGCTTTCTTCTCTATAACCGTGATCTTGAAGATTCCGAGACCATATTAAAAGACGGCAGCTTATCTCTAATCGGCCCTGACCATTATCCCATCATTCCGTCTCTTAGCACAGAATTGGAGTTATGTCTGTATGACAGCATTCGCGGTGTCAAGGTAGTAGAGGAGAAGCTCGATTTGAATCCCATGAATGACGATTCATATGACAGGCTGATCAAACGTCGGGTTGGTGGTCCTCGTGTGTACGCTGATGTATACTACGTGATATTCCAGTTTGCAGCTTATGccactttgcatgttaaagttacCAAAACTGATAACGGCAATAATAATTCTGATGCTGCCTATATTTATGGAAGCATTGTAACTGGGTATGAAAATGTCGGGAGGTATTGCAGTCGCGACTTAGATGTGGAGCATTTGCAAACACGGGTTTTTGACAAGCCGTCTCATCAACCTTTGCGTGTCCAGCTTGGGGAGCCCATCAAGCTGTCTAGAAAAGTGGTGGCCGTGCCAGCGTATTCATCCATTACTATCCAAGTAAATTTGTGGGATTCCAATGGCAAAATTGCCGATGACTGCTTACAATCTCCAGCTTACAAACGTGGTGACGATTTTTTATATTTTCAGACACAATATGCCTGTGTTGAAGTGCGAGTACAGTGGGACCATGCCTTTTTTTATCTTTATGGAGAACGGAAAATGATTCTCTTAAAGGAAAAAGAGCAGAACAATGAGAAAGAGGATATGCAAAAAACGCAGAAG GTATTGTATGAGGAGGAACTACTTTACACATCCCCTTTTGACTATAG ACGCATACCTCGCAGCCCATTGTCTTTTAGAGCAATGAAAGTCGAGATTTTTACGGTATATGTTGATAGAGTAGCTCAAAAGATTTCCGCTTTATGTGGAGCTATCTTAATTGACGATGGAGGCGATAAATTCTCTATATATAATAGAGATGACAGCTACATGGAAGAGTTATCAGATAGCAATTTTGCATCAATAGACTTCAattttcatgccattcaaaacgaTGAGTGGAGTATGTTTCTATATTTGAGAGATCCAATAAAGAATCTTGAAGTCAGCAAAGGTTCTTTTGGTTGGAATGTCGGTAGTCTCGAGGCGTCTCTAACATATCATAACAAGCGCTTGTGCTCAGTTGTTCGAGGTGACGATGGATTTGCAATTGTGCATTATCAAATTTTTAGTGATTCATATGAAGCTTTTGTGACATTGACGTTATTTCGTCGTGATGATACCGACTTTACCGTAAATTTACACGGGAATTTATTTGGTCGTTATAGCGGTCATGATTATTCAACAAGCTACCAAAAGAAATATTATAGGAGTAGGCTGTTTGATCTGCCGAGAAATAAGGCCGTGGAAGTGAAGGCTGGTTCTGAAATTGGCTTGTTAAAATCTATAGTTGCTGTTCCAGGTGATGCGGATTTGATTATCGAAGCAGACCTTAGCGTATGCGGCATTGACGGTGTTGGTGATTCTATATGCGGGTTGGCAGAATTCGAGTTTGATCTCGAGGAACCATATTATGTGACCATTGAAGGAGAACATTATGGCATCGAAATTTGCGCATCTTTTAAAGAGGCTGCCGACTGTACAAGTTGGAATCCGCTTTAG
- the LOC141639697 gene encoding uncharacterized protein LOC141639697 isoform X2, with amino-acid sequence MNDDSYDRLIKRRVGGPRVYADVYYVIFQFAAYATLHVKVTKTDNGNNNSDAAYIYGSIVTGYENVGRYCSRDLDVEHLQTRVFDKPSHQPLRVQLGEPIKLSRKVVAVPAYSSITIQVNLWDSNGKIADDCLQSPAYKRGDDFLYFQTQYACVEVRVQWDHAFFYLYGERKMILLKEKEQNNEKEDMQKTQKVLYEEELLYTSPFDYRRIPRSPLSFRAMKVEIFTVYVDRVAQKISALCGAILIDDGGDKFSIYNRDDSYMEELSDSNFASIDFNFHAIQNDEWSMFLYLRDPIKNLEVSKGSFGWNVGSLEASLTYHNKRLCSVVRGDDGFAIVHYQIFSDSYEAFVTLTLFRRDDTDFTVNLHGNLFGRYSGHDYSTSYQKKYYRSRLFDLPRNKAVEVKAGSEIGLLKSIVAVPGDADLIIEADLSVCGIDGVGDSICGLAEFEFDLEEPYYVTIEGEHYGIEICASFKEAADCTSWNPL; translated from the exons ATGAATGACGATTCATATGACAGGCTGATCAAACGTCGGGTTGGTGGTCCTCGTGTGTACGCTGATGTATACTACGTGATATTCCAGTTTGCAGCTTATGccactttgcatgttaaagttacCAAAACTGATAACGGCAATAATAATTCTGATGCTGCCTATATTTATGGAAGCATTGTAACTGGGTATGAAAATGTCGGGAGGTATTGCAGTCGCGACTTAGATGTGGAGCATTTGCAAACACGGGTTTTTGACAAGCCGTCTCATCAACCTTTGCGTGTCCAGCTTGGGGAGCCCATCAAGCTGTCTAGAAAAGTGGTGGCCGTGCCAGCGTATTCATCCATTACTATCCAAGTAAATTTGTGGGATTCCAATGGCAAAATTGCCGATGACTGCTTACAATCTCCAGCTTACAAACGTGGTGACGATTTTTTATATTTTCAGACACAATATGCCTGTGTTGAAGTGCGAGTACAGTGGGACCATGCCTTTTTTTATCTTTATGGAGAACGGAAAATGATTCTCTTAAAGGAAAAAGAGCAGAACAATGAGAAAGAGGATATGCAAAAAACGCAGAAG GTATTGTATGAGGAGGAACTACTTTACACATCCCCTTTTGACTATAG ACGCATACCTCGCAGCCCATTGTCTTTTAGAGCAATGAAAGTCGAGATTTTTACGGTATATGTTGATAGAGTAGCTCAAAAGATTTCCGCTTTATGTGGAGCTATCTTAATTGACGATGGAGGCGATAAATTCTCTATATATAATAGAGATGACAGCTACATGGAAGAGTTATCAGATAGCAATTTTGCATCAATAGACTTCAattttcatgccattcaaaacgaTGAGTGGAGTATGTTTCTATATTTGAGAGATCCAATAAAGAATCTTGAAGTCAGCAAAGGTTCTTTTGGTTGGAATGTCGGTAGTCTCGAGGCGTCTCTAACATATCATAACAAGCGCTTGTGCTCAGTTGTTCGAGGTGACGATGGATTTGCAATTGTGCATTATCAAATTTTTAGTGATTCATATGAAGCTTTTGTGACATTGACGTTATTTCGTCGTGATGATACCGACTTTACCGTAAATTTACACGGGAATTTATTTGGTCGTTATAGCGGTCATGATTATTCAACAAGCTACCAAAAGAAATATTATAGGAGTAGGCTGTTTGATCTGCCGAGAAATAAGGCCGTGGAAGTGAAGGCTGGTTCTGAAATTGGCTTGTTAAAATCTATAGTTGCTGTTCCAGGTGATGCGGATTTGATTATCGAAGCAGACCTTAGCGTATGCGGCATTGACGGTGTTGGTGATTCTATATGCGGGTTGGCAGAATTCGAGTTTGATCTCGAGGAACCATATTATGTGACCATTGAAGGAGAACATTATGGCATCGAAATTTGCGCATCTTTTAAAGAGGCTGCCGACTGTACAAGTTGGAATCCGCTTTAG